One part of the Suncus etruscus isolate mSunEtr1 chromosome 2, mSunEtr1.pri.cur, whole genome shotgun sequence genome encodes these proteins:
- the DNASE1L2 gene encoding deoxyribonuclease-1-like 2 yields the protein MGGPQVLLAALWVLGAARAAALRVGAFNIQSFGDSKVSDPDCGDIIAQILAGYDITLVQEVRDPDLSAVVQLMEQINSKSKHEYGFLSSEPLGREQYKEMYLFVYRKDAVSVLDSYQYSDPEDVFSREPFVVKFSVPGTVAKELILVPLHAAPHQAVVEIDALYDVYLDVIDKWGTDDMLFLGDFNADCSYVRAHDWAGIRLRSSEIFKWLIPDSADTTVGKSDCAYDRIVVCGAHLRKSLVPHSALVHNFQEAYGLDQAGALAVSDHYPVEVTLKSH from the exons ATGGGTGGGCCCCAGGTACTACTGGCAGCGCTCTGGGTGCTGGGGGCAGCCAGGGCGGCTGCACTGCGCGTTGGAGCCTTCAACATCCAGAGTTTCGGCGACAGCAAAGTGTCTGACCCAGACTGTGGCGACATCATTGCACAA ATCCTAGCCGGCTATGACATAACGCTGGTGCAGGAAGTGCGGGATCCGGACCTGAGCGCTGTGGTTCAGCTCATGGAGCAGATCAACAG CAAGTCCAAACACGAGTACGGCTTTCTGAGCAGTGAGCCCCTGGGCCGTGAGCAGTACAAGGAAATGTATCTGTTTGTGTACAG GAAGGACGCGGTTTCTGTCCTGGACTCCTACCAATATTCGGATCCCGAGGATGTCTTCAGCCGGGAACCTTTCGTGGTCAAGTTCTCGGTCCCTGGCACAG TGGCCAAAGAGCTGATTCTGGTCCCGCTGCATGCAGCGCCGCACCAAGCAGTAGTGGAGATTGACGCTCTGTATGATGTGTACCTGGATGTGATTGACAAGTGGGGCACCGAC GACATGCTCTTCTTGGGTGACTTCAATGCTGACTGCAGCTACGTTCGCGCACATGACTGGGCAGGCATTCGCCTGCGCAGTAGCGAGATCTTCAAGTGGCTCATCCCGGACAGCGCGGATACCACAGTGGGCAAATCGGACTGCGCCTATGACCGCATTGTGGTGTGCGGGGCCCACCTGCGGAAGAGCCTGGTGCCACATTCGGCCTTGGTACACAACTTCCAGGAGGCATATGGCCTGGATCAAGCTGGG GCTCTTGCTGTCAGTGATCACTATCCTGTGGAGGTGACCCTCAAATCTCACTGA
- the RNPS1 gene encoding RNA-binding protein with serine-rich domain 1 isoform X1, whose product MDLSVKKKSLLGAKENNKKSSTRAPSPTKRKDRSEEKSKDRSKDKGATKESGDKDRGRDKTRKRRSASSGSSSTRSRSSSTSSSGSSTSTGSSSGSSSSSASSRSGSSSTSRSSSSSSSSGSPSPSRRRHDHRRRSRSKSKPPKRDEKERKRRSPSPRPTKVHIGRLTRNVTKDHIMEIFSTYGKIKMIDMPVERMHPHLSKGYAYVEFENPDEAEKALRHMDGGQIDGQEITATAVLAPWPRPPPRRFSPPRRMLPPPPMWRRSPPRMRRRSRSPRRRSPVRRRSRSPGRRRHRSRSSSNSSR is encoded by the exons ATGGATCTGTCAGTGAAAAAGAAGAGCTTGCTAGGAGccaaagagaataataaaaagtCCAGCACTAG GGCTCCTTCTCCAACGAAACGCAAGGACCGCTCCGAGGAGAAGTCCAAGGACCGCTCCAAAGACAAAGGGGCCACCAAGGAGTCAGGCGACAAGGATCGAGGCAGGGACAAGACTCGGAAGCGGCGCAGTGCGTCCAGTGGCAGCAGTAGCACCAG GTCCCGCTCCAGCTCCACCTCCAGTTCGGGCTCCAGCACCAGCACCGGCTCCAGCAGTGGCTCCAGCTCCTCCTCAGCATCCAGCCGCTCAGGCAGCTCCAGCACGTCCCGCAGCTCCAGCTCCAGCAGCTCCTCGGGCTCCCCAAGTCCTTCCCGGCGCCGCCATGACCACAGGCGGCGGTCGCGCTCCAA GTCCAAGCCGCCCAAGCGAGACGAAAAGGAGCGCAAGAGGCGGAGCCCTTCTCCCAGGCCCACCAAGGTACACATCGGGAGGCTCACCAGGAACGTGACAAAG GACCACATCATGGAGATATTTTCCACTTACGGGAAAATCAAGATGATCgacatgcctgtggaaagaatgcACCCCCATCTGTCCAAGGGGTATGCCTACGTGGAGTTTGAGAACCCAGACGAGGCTGAGAAGGCGCTGAGGCACATGGACGGAG GACAAATTGATGGCCAAGAAATTACTGCCACTGCTGTGCTGGCTCCCTGGCCTCGACCCCCTCCTAGGCGATTCAGTCCCCCCAGGAGAATGTTGCCACCGCCCCCAATGTGGCGTCGCTCGCCCCCACGCATGAGGAGACG GTCCCGTTCCCCACGACGCAGGTCCCCCGTGCGCCGGCGTTCTCGCTCGCCTGGTCGCCGCCGCCACCGGAGCCGCTCTAGTTCCAACTCATCTCGATAA
- the RNPS1 gene encoding RNA-binding protein with serine-rich domain 1 isoform X2 encodes MAPSPTKRKDRSEEKSKDRSKDKGATKESGDKDRGRDKTRKRRSASSGSSSTRSRSSSTSSSGSSTSTGSSSGSSSSSASSRSGSSSTSRSSSSSSSSGSPSPSRRRHDHRRRSRSKSKPPKRDEKERKRRSPSPRPTKVHIGRLTRNVTKDHIMEIFSTYGKIKMIDMPVERMHPHLSKGYAYVEFENPDEAEKALRHMDGGQIDGQEITATAVLAPWPRPPPRRFSPPRRMLPPPPMWRRSPPRMRRRSRSPRRRSPVRRRSRSPGRRRHRSRSSSNSSR; translated from the exons AT GGCTCCTTCTCCAACGAAACGCAAGGACCGCTCCGAGGAGAAGTCCAAGGACCGCTCCAAAGACAAAGGGGCCACCAAGGAGTCAGGCGACAAGGATCGAGGCAGGGACAAGACTCGGAAGCGGCGCAGTGCGTCCAGTGGCAGCAGTAGCACCAG GTCCCGCTCCAGCTCCACCTCCAGTTCGGGCTCCAGCACCAGCACCGGCTCCAGCAGTGGCTCCAGCTCCTCCTCAGCATCCAGCCGCTCAGGCAGCTCCAGCACGTCCCGCAGCTCCAGCTCCAGCAGCTCCTCGGGCTCCCCAAGTCCTTCCCGGCGCCGCCATGACCACAGGCGGCGGTCGCGCTCCAA GTCCAAGCCGCCCAAGCGAGACGAAAAGGAGCGCAAGAGGCGGAGCCCTTCTCCCAGGCCCACCAAGGTACACATCGGGAGGCTCACCAGGAACGTGACAAAG GACCACATCATGGAGATATTTTCCACTTACGGGAAAATCAAGATGATCgacatgcctgtggaaagaatgcACCCCCATCTGTCCAAGGGGTATGCCTACGTGGAGTTTGAGAACCCAGACGAGGCTGAGAAGGCGCTGAGGCACATGGACGGAG GACAAATTGATGGCCAAGAAATTACTGCCACTGCTGTGCTGGCTCCCTGGCCTCGACCCCCTCCTAGGCGATTCAGTCCCCCCAGGAGAATGTTGCCACCGCCCCCAATGTGGCGTCGCTCGCCCCCACGCATGAGGAGACG GTCCCGTTCCCCACGACGCAGGTCCCCCGTGCGCCGGCGTTCTCGCTCGCCTGGTCGCCGCCGCCACCGGAGCCGCTCTAGTTCCAACTCATCTCGATAA
- the ECI1 gene encoding enoyl-CoA delta isomerase 1, mitochondrial, whose product MALLTGVRRSVHALLRSGARLQGIALGRTEQLAGGRDSTRPFGSQRVLVEPDPAAGIAVLKLKSPPVNSLSMELLTELVISVEKLENDKSFRGIVLTSDCPGVFSAGLDLREMCGRNPAHYAEYWKAMQELWLRLYRSNMVFVSAINGASPAGGCLIALTSDYRVLANNPKYVIGLNETLLGIVAPFWFKDTMVNTIGHRAAERALQLGMLFPPAEALQVGIVDQVVPEDQVHSTALKVMAQWLAIPDHARQLTKNMMRGPTVDRLVKQREADVQNFVSFVSRDSIQKSLHKYLEKLKQKQG is encoded by the exons ATGGCGCTGCTGACGGGAGTTCGCCGCTCGGTTCACGCGTTGCTCCGCTCGG GGGCCCGGCTGCAGGGCATAGCCCTGGGGCGCACTGAGCAGCTGGCCGGCGGCCGGGACAGCACGCGGCCCTTCGGGAGCCAGCGGGTTCTGGTGGAACCGGACCCGGCTGCAG GGATTGCTGTGCTGAAGCTGAAGAGCCCCCCAGTGAATAGCCTCAGCATGGAGCTGCTCACAGAACTGGTTATCAGTGTGGAGAAGCTGGAGAATGACAAATCCTTCCGGGGCATTGTCCTTACGTCG GACTGCCCCGGCGTCTTCTCAGCCGGCCTGGACCTGAGAGAGATGTGCGGGCGGAATCCCGCACACTACGCTGAGTACTGGAAGGCCATGCAAGAGCTCTGGCTGCGGCTTTACCGGTCCAACATGGTGTTTGTGTCCGCCATCAAT GGAGCCAGCCCGGCTGGAGGCTGCCTGATAGCTCTCACCTCTGACTACCGTGTCCTGGCCAACAACCCCAAATACGTTATTGGACTGAATGAGACCCTACTGGGCATCGTTGCCCCCTTCTG GTTCAAGGATACCATGGTGAACACCATCGGGCACCGGGCAGCTGAGAGAGCCCTGCAGCTAGGCATGCTCTTCCCACCGGCGGAGGCCCTGCAGGTGGGCATCGTGGATCAGGTGGTGCCTGAGGACCAAGTACACAGCACAGCACTCAAAGTCATGGCCCAGTGGCTGGCCATCCCAG ATCACGCTCGGCAGCTGACCAAGAACATGATGCGCGGGCCCACGGTCGACCGACTGGTGAAGCAGCGCGAGGCCGACGTGCAGAACTTTGTGAGTTTCGTGTCCAGGGACTCCATCCAGAAGTCTCTGCACAAGTACCTGGAGAAGCTCAAGCAGAAGCAAGGCTGA